Proteins encoded within one genomic window of Cucumis sativus cultivar 9930 chromosome 3, Cucumber_9930_V3, whole genome shotgun sequence:
- the LOC101222106 gene encoding lipid transfer-like protein VAS: MARGEISVPVSLVAVVVLVVAVAFLEAQEVPDCVSKLTSCVDFLKSNNPPATCCDPIKEAVATQLPCLCNLYTTPGLLNSFGVNVTDAIHLTNACGVPVELSKCKTGAPAPQQGGPSPPGVPGNHAEKFGLTGITSLLVFLASLAFY; this comes from the exons ATGGCTCGCGGTGAGATCTCTGTCCCCGTCTCACTCGTGGCGGTGGTGGTTCTAGTGGTGGCCGTTGCCTTCCTGGAGGCACAGGAGGTCCCAGACTGTGTTTCCAAGCTTACATCATGTGTGGATTTCCTCAAGTCCAATAATCCCCCGGCGACTTGCTGCGATCCCATCAAGGAAGCTGTGGCCACGCAGCTTCCCTGCCTTTGTAACCTGTATACGACGCCGGGTTTGTTGAATTCCTTCGGCGTTAATGTCACCGATGCTATTCATCTCACTAATGCTTGCGGCGTCCCTGTTGAACTCTCCAAGTGCAAAA CTGGTGCTCCGGCTCCGCAGCAGGGTGGTCCTTCACCACCGGGAG TTCCTGGAAATCACGCAGAAAAATTTGGGTTGACTGGAATTACATCTCTACTCGTATTCTTGGCCTCTCTAGCATTTTATTAG
- the LOC101223062 gene encoding uncharacterized protein LOC101223062, whose amino-acid sequence MGDFSIQISSNLVNMLIDDTEKPKRKPRRNKPKVPQEGKKPQVKVDQKHTSDDSGTLKGSTSDGWPHQPAPIFLPIIPPVHPANAELDAIRSVLQDSERVVDKLQKQEDNMLKEVTQRAKDLHDKEFKLPYQKPMPCVAESQACFQCYKDHPNDYLKCASLVKNFENCNRQARQKISSAEK is encoded by the coding sequence ATGGGTGATTTTTCCATTCAGATTAGTTCAAACCTTGTTAATATGCTAATTGATGATActgaaaaaccaaaaagaaaaccgAGAAGAAATAAACCCAAGGTACCCCAAGAAGGTAAAAAGCCCCAAGTAAAGGTTGATCAGAAACATACATCTGATGATTCTGGAACGCTCAAAGGAAGCACAAGTGATGGATGGCCACACCAACCTGCTCCAATCTTCCTTCCTATAATTCCTCCCGTTCATCCCGCCAATGCAGAGCTAGACGCAATCCGATCCGTCCTGCAAGACAGTGAAAGGGTTGTGGATAAGTTACAGAAGCAGGAGGACAACATGCTGAAGGAAGTTACTCAAAGGGCAAAAGACCTCCATGACAAGGAGTTCAAGCTCCCTTACCAGAAGCCTATGCCATGTGTGGCTGAGAGCCAAGCTTGCTTTCAATGCTACAAAGATCATCCCAACGACTACTTGAAATGTGCTAGTCTCgtaaaaaattttgaaaattgtaacCGGCAAGCTCGGCAGAAAATAAGTTCGGCGGAGAAGTAG